From a single Melospiza georgiana isolate bMelGeo1 chromosome 5, bMelGeo1.pri, whole genome shotgun sequence genomic region:
- the PCDH18 gene encoding protocadherin-18 isoform X1 encodes MYRIDGKMHFLFLFALIVISCNNAVLGKNLKYRIYEEQRVGSVIARLSEDVADVLLKMPNPSSVRFRAMQRGNSPLLVVREDNGEISIGAKIDREQLCQKNLNCSIEFDVITLPTEHLQLFHVEVEVLDINDNSPQFSRALIPIEISESAAVGTRIPLDSAFDPDVGDNSLHTYSLSANDFFSIDVRTRTDGAKYAELIVVRELDRELKSTYELQLTASDKGVPQRSGSSLLKISISDSNDNSPVFEQQSYIIQLLENSPIGTLLIDLNATDPDEGANGKVVYSFSSHVSAKIIETFRIDPEKGHLTLLKQVDYEVTKSYEIDAQAQDMGPNSIPAHCKIIIKVVDVNDNKPEINLNLMSTEREEVACISEGSPLDTFVALVRVQDKDSGVNGEIACKLHGHGHFKLQKTYENNYLILTNATLDREKRSEYILTVIAEDKGTPSLSTVKHFTVQISDENDNPPRFQTNRYEVVILENNSPGAYITSVTATDPDLGDNGQVTYTILENSVLGSSITTYVTIDPSNGAIYALRTFDHEEVNQIAFMVQARDGGSQQLISNATVVLTIIDENDNAPVIVGPALRNSTAEISIPKNAEIGFLVTRIRATDRDSGMNSELSCSIAADKENNIFVMDPQTCDISINVSVESVPAKQWEFLVIVQDKGSPQLSTKALLKCTILEHVYSFSSTEATLISQPSLDISMITIISLGSICAVLLVIMVIFATRCNREKKDTRSYNCRVAESTYQHHPKRPSRQIHKGDITLVPTVNGTLPIRSHHRASPSSSPALERGQMSSRQSHHSHQSLNSLVTISSNHVPENFSLELTHATPAVEQVSQLLSMLHQGQYQPRPSFRGNKYSRSYRYALQDMDKFSLKDSGRGDSEAGDSDYDLGRESPIDRLLGEGFSDLFLTDGRIPAAMRLCTEECRVLGHSDQCWMPPLPSPSSDYRSNMFIPGEEFQAPQQQQHLQQQQHHQGLEEEAQAADASEKKKSFSTFGKDCQSEEESGDSCTSSLLSEMSSVFQRLLPPSLDAYTECNETDRSNSLERRKGHVPAKNVNYPPGVAAWAASTHFQNPASNGPALGTHSGAQPSSKWLPAMEEIPENYEEDDFDNVLNHLSDGKHELMDASELVAEINKLLQDVRQN; translated from the exons ATGTATCGAATCGACGGTAAAATGcactttttattcctttttgcACTGATCGTAATATCTTGCAATAATGCTGTGCTGGGCAAGAATTTGAAATACAGGATTTATGAGGAGCAGAGGGTTGGATCAGTAATAGCAAGACTATCGGAGGATGTTGCTgatgttttattaaaaatgccTAACCCTTCCTCAGTTCGGTTTCGAGCCATGCAGAGGGGAAATTCTCCCTTGCTTGTAGTCCGTGAGGATAATGGAGAAATCAGCATAGGAGCTAAAATTGATCGGGAACAACTGTGCCAGAAAAACTTAAACTGCTCCATAGAGTTTGATGTGATCACTCTGCCTACTGAGCatctgcagcttttccatgtTGAAGTTGAAGTGCTGGATATTAATGACAACTCTCCGCAGTTTTCCAGAGCTCTTATCCCTATTGAGATATCAGAGAGTGCAGCTGTAGGAACTCGGATCCCTTTGGACAGTGCTTTTGATCCAGATGTGGGAGACAACTCCCTTCACACTTATTCCCTTTCTGCAAACGATTTCTTTAGCATTGATGTGAGAACCAGGACTGACGGTGCTAAGTATGCAGAGCTGATTGTGGTCAGAGAGCTGGATCGTGAGCTGAAGTCGACTTACGAACTCCAACTCACTGCCTCTGACAAAGGGGTGCCTCAGAGATCTGGGTCATCCCTCctgaaaatcagcatttctgattCCAATGACAACAGCCCTGTGTTTGAGCAGCAGTCATATATTATCCAGCTCTTGGAAAACTCTCCTATTGGGACTTTGCTCATAGACCTCAATGCTACTGATCCAGATGAGGGCGCCAATGGGAAGGTCGTGTATTCCTTTAGCAGTCATGTGTCTGCCAAAATTATAGAAACTTTTAGGATAGACCCAGAAAAAGGTCACCTGACCCTGCTGAAGCAAGTGGACTATGAAGTAACCAAATCTTATGAAATTGACGCTCAGGCTCAGGATATGGGGCCAAATTCTATTCCAGCTCACTGCAAAATTATAATTAAAGTTGTGGATGTGAATGACAACAAGCCAGAAATCAACTTAAATCTGATGTCCACAGAGAGAGAAGAGGTAGCTTGCATTTCTGAGGGGTCACCCCTGGACACCTTTGTTGCCCTGGTCAGAGTGCAAGATAAGGACTCTGGTGTGAATGGAGAGATCGCTTGTAAGCTCCATGGGCATGGCCACTTTAAACTTCAAAAGACTTATGAAAATAACTATTTAATCTTAACTAATGCCACTCTAGATAGGGAAAAGAGATCTGAATACATCTTGACTGTAATAGCAGAGGACAAGGGAACGCCAAGTCTCTCCACAGTGAAACACTTTACTGTCCAAATCAGTGATGAAAATGACAACCCACCCCGCTTCCAGACAAACAGATATGAAGTTGTTATCTTGGAAAATAACTCTCCTGGAGCATACATCACATCAGTCACAGCCACAGACCCAGATCTAGGTGACAATGGGCAGGTGACATACACTATTTTGGAGAACTCTGTTTTGGGAAGTTCTATAACCACCTACGTGACCATCGATCCCTCCAACGGGGCGATCTATGCCCTGCGAACCTTCGATCATGAAGAAGTAAATCAAATTGCCTTCATGGTCCAAGCTAGGGACGGAGGGAGCCAGCAGCTCATTAGCAATGCCACGGTTGTACTCACCATCATTGATGAGAATGACAACGCTCCTGTCATCGTGGGGCCGGCACTACgcaacagcacagcagaaatctcaatccctaaaaatgctgaaattggCTTTCTTGTCACCAGGATAAGGGCTACAGACAGAGACTCCGGTATGAACtctgagctcagctgctccaTAGCAGCTGACAAGGAAAACAACATCTTTGTGATGGATCCCCAGACTTGTGACATCTCTATCAATGTGAGTGTTGAATCAGTTCCAGCAAAACAATGGGAGTTTTTGGTGATAGTCCAGGATAAAGGCAGTCCTCAGCTTAGTACTAAAGCTCTTCTGAAATGTACCATTTTGGAGCATGTTTATTCATTTTCAAGCACTGAAGCAACTTTGATaagccagccctccctggaCATCTCCATGATAACGATTATATCCTTAGGATCTATATGTGCCGTGCTGTTGGTTATTATGGTTATCTTTGCCACGAGGTGCAATCGTGAGAAAAAGGACACCAGGTCTTACAACTGTCGTGTGGCTGAATCAACCTACCAGCACCACCCAAAACGTCCCTCCAGGCAGATCCACAAAGGGGACATCACACTGGTGCCAACGGTTAATGGCACTCTGCCCATCAGGTCCCACCACAGAGCTTCACCATCATCCTCCCCGGCCCTGGAGAGGGGTCAGATGAGCAGCCGGCAGAGCCACCACAGCCACCAGTCCCTGAACAGCCTGGTGACCATCTCCTCCAACCACGTGCCTGAAAACTTCTCCCTGGAACTCACCCATGCCACACCAGCTGTCGAG caggtttctcagcttctctCAATGCTTCATCAGGGCCAGTATCAACCAAGGCCAAGTTTTCGAGGAAACAAATATTCCAGAAGCTACAG ATACGCCCTACAAGATATGGATAAATTCAGCTTGAAAGACAGTGGCCGGGGTGATAGTGAAGCTGGAGACAGTGATTATGATTTGGGGAGAGAGTCTCCAATTGACAGACTTCTTGGGGAAGGATTCAGTGACCTTTTCCTTACAGATGGAAGAATTCCTGCAG CCATGCGCCTGTGCACGGAGGAGTGCAGGGTCCTGGGCCACTCGGACCAGTGCTGGATGCCACCGCTGCCCTCTCCTTCTTCCGACTACAGAAGCAACATGTTCATCCCTGGCGAAGAGTTCCAggcaccccagcagcagcagcacctgcagcagcagcagcaccaccagggCCTCGAGGAGGAGGCCCAGGCAGCTGACGCCAGTGAGAAGAAGAAGAGCTTTTCAACATTTGGGAAGGACTGCCAGAGCGAGGAGGAATCAGGGGACTCCTGCACCTCCTCGCTCCTCTCGGAAATGAGCAGCGTCTTCCAGCGCCTGCTGCCGCCCTCGCTGGACGCCTACACGGAGTGCAATGAGACGGATCGCTCCAACTCGCTGGAGCGCAGGAAGGGACATGTGCCAGCCAAGAATGTGAATTATCCACCGGGggtggcagcctgggcagccagcACGCATTTCCAAAACCCTGCCAGCAACGGGCCCGCTCTGGGGACTCACTCGGGTGCGCAGCCTTCGTCCAAATGGCTGCCAGCCATGGAGGAGATCCCGGAGAATTATGAAGAGGATGATTTTGACAATGTGCTCAACCACCTCAGCGATGGCAAACATGAACTCATGGATGCCAGTGAGCTGGTGGCAGAAATTAACAAGCTGCTGCAAGATGTCCGGCAGAACTAG
- the PCDH18 gene encoding protocadherin-18 isoform X2 — MYRIDGKMHFLFLFALIVISCNNAVLGKNLKYRIYEEQRVGSVIARLSEDVADVLLKMPNPSSVRFRAMQRGNSPLLVVREDNGEISIGAKIDREQLCQKNLNCSIEFDVITLPTEHLQLFHVEVEVLDINDNSPQFSRALIPIEISESAAVGTRIPLDSAFDPDVGDNSLHTYSLSANDFFSIDVRTRTDGAKYAELIVVRELDRELKSTYELQLTASDKGVPQRSGSSLLKISISDSNDNSPVFEQQSYIIQLLENSPIGTLLIDLNATDPDEGANGKVVYSFSSHVSAKIIETFRIDPEKGHLTLLKQVDYEVTKSYEIDAQAQDMGPNSIPAHCKIIIKVVDVNDNKPEINLNLMSTEREEVACISEGSPLDTFVALVRVQDKDSGVNGEIACKLHGHGHFKLQKTYENNYLILTNATLDREKRSEYILTVIAEDKGTPSLSTVKHFTVQISDENDNPPRFQTNRYEVVILENNSPGAYITSVTATDPDLGDNGQVTYTILENSVLGSSITTYVTIDPSNGAIYALRTFDHEEVNQIAFMVQARDGGSQQLISNATVVLTIIDENDNAPVIVGPALRNSTAEISIPKNAEIGFLVTRIRATDRDSGMNSELSCSIAADKENNIFVMDPQTCDISINVSVESVPAKQWEFLVIVQDKGSPQLSTKALLKCTILEHVYSFSSTEATLISQPSLDISMITIISLGSICAVLLVIMVIFATRCNREKKDTRSYNCRVAESTYQHHPKRPSRQIHKGDITLVPTVNGTLPIRSHHRASPSSSPALERGQMSSRQSHHSHQSLNSLVTISSNHVPENFSLELTHATPAVEVSQLLSMLHQGQYQPRPSFRGNKYSRSYRYALQDMDKFSLKDSGRGDSEAGDSDYDLGRESPIDRLLGEGFSDLFLTDGRIPAAMRLCTEECRVLGHSDQCWMPPLPSPSSDYRSNMFIPGEEFQAPQQQQHLQQQQHHQGLEEEAQAADASEKKKSFSTFGKDCQSEEESGDSCTSSLLSEMSSVFQRLLPPSLDAYTECNETDRSNSLERRKGHVPAKNVNYPPGVAAWAASTHFQNPASNGPALGTHSGAQPSSKWLPAMEEIPENYEEDDFDNVLNHLSDGKHELMDASELVAEINKLLQDVRQN; from the exons ATGTATCGAATCGACGGTAAAATGcactttttattcctttttgcACTGATCGTAATATCTTGCAATAATGCTGTGCTGGGCAAGAATTTGAAATACAGGATTTATGAGGAGCAGAGGGTTGGATCAGTAATAGCAAGACTATCGGAGGATGTTGCTgatgttttattaaaaatgccTAACCCTTCCTCAGTTCGGTTTCGAGCCATGCAGAGGGGAAATTCTCCCTTGCTTGTAGTCCGTGAGGATAATGGAGAAATCAGCATAGGAGCTAAAATTGATCGGGAACAACTGTGCCAGAAAAACTTAAACTGCTCCATAGAGTTTGATGTGATCACTCTGCCTACTGAGCatctgcagcttttccatgtTGAAGTTGAAGTGCTGGATATTAATGACAACTCTCCGCAGTTTTCCAGAGCTCTTATCCCTATTGAGATATCAGAGAGTGCAGCTGTAGGAACTCGGATCCCTTTGGACAGTGCTTTTGATCCAGATGTGGGAGACAACTCCCTTCACACTTATTCCCTTTCTGCAAACGATTTCTTTAGCATTGATGTGAGAACCAGGACTGACGGTGCTAAGTATGCAGAGCTGATTGTGGTCAGAGAGCTGGATCGTGAGCTGAAGTCGACTTACGAACTCCAACTCACTGCCTCTGACAAAGGGGTGCCTCAGAGATCTGGGTCATCCCTCctgaaaatcagcatttctgattCCAATGACAACAGCCCTGTGTTTGAGCAGCAGTCATATATTATCCAGCTCTTGGAAAACTCTCCTATTGGGACTTTGCTCATAGACCTCAATGCTACTGATCCAGATGAGGGCGCCAATGGGAAGGTCGTGTATTCCTTTAGCAGTCATGTGTCTGCCAAAATTATAGAAACTTTTAGGATAGACCCAGAAAAAGGTCACCTGACCCTGCTGAAGCAAGTGGACTATGAAGTAACCAAATCTTATGAAATTGACGCTCAGGCTCAGGATATGGGGCCAAATTCTATTCCAGCTCACTGCAAAATTATAATTAAAGTTGTGGATGTGAATGACAACAAGCCAGAAATCAACTTAAATCTGATGTCCACAGAGAGAGAAGAGGTAGCTTGCATTTCTGAGGGGTCACCCCTGGACACCTTTGTTGCCCTGGTCAGAGTGCAAGATAAGGACTCTGGTGTGAATGGAGAGATCGCTTGTAAGCTCCATGGGCATGGCCACTTTAAACTTCAAAAGACTTATGAAAATAACTATTTAATCTTAACTAATGCCACTCTAGATAGGGAAAAGAGATCTGAATACATCTTGACTGTAATAGCAGAGGACAAGGGAACGCCAAGTCTCTCCACAGTGAAACACTTTACTGTCCAAATCAGTGATGAAAATGACAACCCACCCCGCTTCCAGACAAACAGATATGAAGTTGTTATCTTGGAAAATAACTCTCCTGGAGCATACATCACATCAGTCACAGCCACAGACCCAGATCTAGGTGACAATGGGCAGGTGACATACACTATTTTGGAGAACTCTGTTTTGGGAAGTTCTATAACCACCTACGTGACCATCGATCCCTCCAACGGGGCGATCTATGCCCTGCGAACCTTCGATCATGAAGAAGTAAATCAAATTGCCTTCATGGTCCAAGCTAGGGACGGAGGGAGCCAGCAGCTCATTAGCAATGCCACGGTTGTACTCACCATCATTGATGAGAATGACAACGCTCCTGTCATCGTGGGGCCGGCACTACgcaacagcacagcagaaatctcaatccctaaaaatgctgaaattggCTTTCTTGTCACCAGGATAAGGGCTACAGACAGAGACTCCGGTATGAACtctgagctcagctgctccaTAGCAGCTGACAAGGAAAACAACATCTTTGTGATGGATCCCCAGACTTGTGACATCTCTATCAATGTGAGTGTTGAATCAGTTCCAGCAAAACAATGGGAGTTTTTGGTGATAGTCCAGGATAAAGGCAGTCCTCAGCTTAGTACTAAAGCTCTTCTGAAATGTACCATTTTGGAGCATGTTTATTCATTTTCAAGCACTGAAGCAACTTTGATaagccagccctccctggaCATCTCCATGATAACGATTATATCCTTAGGATCTATATGTGCCGTGCTGTTGGTTATTATGGTTATCTTTGCCACGAGGTGCAATCGTGAGAAAAAGGACACCAGGTCTTACAACTGTCGTGTGGCTGAATCAACCTACCAGCACCACCCAAAACGTCCCTCCAGGCAGATCCACAAAGGGGACATCACACTGGTGCCAACGGTTAATGGCACTCTGCCCATCAGGTCCCACCACAGAGCTTCACCATCATCCTCCCCGGCCCTGGAGAGGGGTCAGATGAGCAGCCGGCAGAGCCACCACAGCCACCAGTCCCTGAACAGCCTGGTGACCATCTCCTCCAACCACGTGCCTGAAAACTTCTCCCTGGAACTCACCCATGCCACACCAGCTGTCGAG gtttctcagcttctctCAATGCTTCATCAGGGCCAGTATCAACCAAGGCCAAGTTTTCGAGGAAACAAATATTCCAGAAGCTACAG ATACGCCCTACAAGATATGGATAAATTCAGCTTGAAAGACAGTGGCCGGGGTGATAGTGAAGCTGGAGACAGTGATTATGATTTGGGGAGAGAGTCTCCAATTGACAGACTTCTTGGGGAAGGATTCAGTGACCTTTTCCTTACAGATGGAAGAATTCCTGCAG CCATGCGCCTGTGCACGGAGGAGTGCAGGGTCCTGGGCCACTCGGACCAGTGCTGGATGCCACCGCTGCCCTCTCCTTCTTCCGACTACAGAAGCAACATGTTCATCCCTGGCGAAGAGTTCCAggcaccccagcagcagcagcacctgcagcagcagcagcaccaccagggCCTCGAGGAGGAGGCCCAGGCAGCTGACGCCAGTGAGAAGAAGAAGAGCTTTTCAACATTTGGGAAGGACTGCCAGAGCGAGGAGGAATCAGGGGACTCCTGCACCTCCTCGCTCCTCTCGGAAATGAGCAGCGTCTTCCAGCGCCTGCTGCCGCCCTCGCTGGACGCCTACACGGAGTGCAATGAGACGGATCGCTCCAACTCGCTGGAGCGCAGGAAGGGACATGTGCCAGCCAAGAATGTGAATTATCCACCGGGggtggcagcctgggcagccagcACGCATTTCCAAAACCCTGCCAGCAACGGGCCCGCTCTGGGGACTCACTCGGGTGCGCAGCCTTCGTCCAAATGGCTGCCAGCCATGGAGGAGATCCCGGAGAATTATGAAGAGGATGATTTTGACAATGTGCTCAACCACCTCAGCGATGGCAAACATGAACTCATGGATGCCAGTGAGCTGGTGGCAGAAATTAACAAGCTGCTGCAAGATGTCCGGCAGAACTAG